From a single Cotesia glomerata isolate CgM1 linkage group LG6, MPM_Cglom_v2.3, whole genome shotgun sequence genomic region:
- the LOC123268144 gene encoding disco-interacting protein 2 isoform X4, with protein MRSISFENLRRLVSRKKDRDEPSFKRSESFKRISIRKSYLDRGKRRNKLQKVNNEISKNDNNAVVEQNDSREIIKEIATSKCNQNTVQTKIKETEGTIGYNEWLNDINGSQEKWKQESEIPVQRVSKSKIPKPPRKSKPTKTPDSITKELGILRLESSPVFMRCSRINSVESTCIENISESIDDDQLTPDLSLSMTTGEGPPSISVSLGRVWLDSVPVPFPPHGLSSTTSVVHHSLDSALKERKQPGQHQVARTVSAPEKSRVVISKDCSSVDEIPLSLLNDAESKCKKNGFFRKKLSKPSLSITKESYFKRTSTSKNSSIHRKKGDAIVISGVNKKNNTPISNNLMNFVTPEKRSCRKTRRVWQEIRYFTVDDSPSTLEEKKTDDWSSNVSDEFDDQQLLLSGDFNEKQEISTSIHSSSSSMMTSSFLSSSSSSKSSRGYKCSSKPKISDFNEDKIFSKELRGVLEQRPIWKSSKYIVASSNFFASKQFLSYLAKESELEVKINLQESVKCNGSYYRCLSSSESETEQKKQLISKRKIQVNDKLHVCKNDQETKRNNHTVKLERSKIPKRRPLRRKSQLKRANGSGQPVYLIRKYSSLRKRSRDITQKGYEKKRTRLLQQYATKQIAGGGTGSGGGGPSDSGGDRTSYGSGGVGGRPQPRARRTQRRVTHSEKRYHSEVRQEAVQQALAAMQSRPKPSLPMPSKRTSVMARSPDRERQDSGESSSDEDSVVTAESPGAGGPTGTGLSDTSSTGSARDTPPPPRPPARRPPPADITDIAEYTPHAYCNIQPPDVTHTTQSRRPGADRVNRYHVVEENNTGTTGRWKVSAKIQQLLNTLKRPKRRPLPEFYEDDDIELEIAANPKDPNAPKPEGGIMTSAIGEQLSVPSGLPRSLEAAIQRYGSATYKAPAATVLDPNGKLCVTLTYGKLLSRSHKIAYTLLNKALSRNVGECCLKPGDRIALVYPNNDPISFMCAFYGCLQAGIVPVPIEVPLTRRDAGSQQIGFLLGSCGIQVALTSEACLKGLPKTAAGEVVAFKGWPKLHWFVTEHLGKFPKDWLPPPRLTDDTPAYIEYTTDKDGSVMGVTVTRAAMLAHCRALTMACGYTEGENAVCVLDFKREVGLWHSTLTSVLNGMHVIFIPYALMKVNPASWMQMITKHRASVAVVKSRDLHWGLLATKDHKDISLSSVRLLLVADGANPWSLSSCDQFLSVFQSKGLRPDAVCPCASSSEALTVSIRRPGRAGVNATGRGVLSMSGLSYGVVRVDQENSLTSLTLQDCGQVMPGTVVVVIKMEGQPFICKTDEVGEICVHSSATASQYWGLQGLTNNTFKVSPLQPDGTTVGDAEYARSGLLGFLGPGGLIFVCGSRDGLMTVTGRKHNADDIIATVLAVEPMKFIYRGRIAVFSVRVLRDERICVVAEQRPDCSEEESFQWMSRVLQAVDSIHAVGIYCLALVPPNYLPKTPLGGIHLSETKRRFLEGTLHPANVLLCPHTCVTNLPKPREVHSAGDSVSDVGPASVMVGNIVQGNRLASAQGRDLGVLDEDSDNAKKYQFISEILRWRAVSTSDHIIFTSLNAKGAVATSLSCSQLHKKAERIGNLLLDRGRINTGDHVALIFPPGTDLICAFYGCLYVGAVPVTIRPPHPQNLQTTLPTVRMIVDVSKSVLVLTNQNLLKLLKTKEANNVVDIKSWPMVLDMDDMPKKKLPVLYRAPTAEMLAYLDFSVSTTGMLAGIKMSHAAVTSLCRAMKLACELYPSRHIALCLDPYSGLGFALWCLSSIYSGHHSILIPPSEVEANPALWLSAVSQSRVRDTFCSYGVMELCTKGLGSSVHALKARGVSLACVRTCVVVAEERPRIALTTSFSKLFSALGLSPRAVSTSFGCRVNTAICLQGASSPEPSTVYVDLRALRNDRVSLVERGSPHSLCLMESGKLLPGVKVIIANPETKGQCGDSHLGEIWVQSSHNASGYFTIYGDESDYADHFNARLVTGNTGEVYARTGYLGFLRRTECVQQSAVGDIPGDNISADVDIVPGDAELHDAVFVVGALDEAILLRGMRYHPIDIENSVMRCHKKIAECAVFTWTNLLVVVVELNGSESEALDLVALVTSAVLEEHHLVVGVVVVVDPGVVPINSRGEKQRMHLRDGFLADQLDPIYVAYNM; from the exons ATGAGGTCGATctcatttgaaaatttgaggAGGCTCGTAAGCCGTAAGAAGGATCGTGATGAGCCATCCTTTAAGCGCAGCGAATCCTTCAAAAGAATTTCAATACGTAAAAGTTATTTGGATCGTGGTAAGAGACGTAATAAACTACAAAAAGTCAATAATGAAATTTCAAAGAATGACAATAACGCTGTAGTCGAACAAAATGATTCTCgagaaattattaaagaaatcgCTACGTCGAAATGTAATCAAAATACTgtacaaacaaaaattaaagagaCTGAAGGTACAATTGGTTATAATGAATGGTTAAATGACATCAATGGGAGTCAAGAGAAATGGAAACAAGAATCAGAAATTCCTGTTCAGCGTGTTTCAAAATCGAAGATTCCGAAACCTCCAAGAAAATCAAAACCAACTAAAACTCCTGATTCCATAACGAAAGAACTAGGTATTCTACGACTTGAAAGTTCTCCGGTGTTCATGAGATGTTCCCGAATCAATTCTGTCGAGTCAACATGTATCGAGAATATATCAGAATCTATAGACGACGATCAATTAACTCCAGACCTTTCATTATCTATGACAACAGGTGAAGGACCACCTAGCATCAGTGTCAGTCTTGGTCGTGTGTGGTTAGATTCCGTACCAGTACCTTTCCCACCTCATGGATTATCATCAACCACTTCTGTTGTTCACCATTCATTAGACAGTGCATTAAAAGAACGGAAACAACCAGGTCAGCATCAAGTTGCCCGGACAGTGTCTGCACCAGAAAAAAGTCGTGTAGTAATTTCGAAAGATTGTTCATCAGTTGATGAGATTCCGTTATCTCTTTTAAATGATGCTGAATcgaaatgtaaaaaaaatggattCTTTCGGAAAAAGTTATCAAAACCATCCCTTAGTATTACTAAAGAAAGCTATTTCAAACGAACGTCCACGTCTAAAAACTCAAGCATACATAGAAAAAAGGGTGATGCTATTGTTATTAGTggtgttaataaaaaaaataatactccAATATCTAATAATCTGATGAATTTTGTAACCCCTGAAAAAAGAAGCTGTCGAAAAACACGTCGAGTGTGGCAAGAAATTAGATATTTTACTGTTGATGACAGTCCATCGACTTTggaggaaaaaaaaacagatgATTGGTCATCCAATGTATCTGACGAATTTGATGATCAACAATTACTACTTTCGGgtgattttaatgaaaaacaagaaatttcaACTTCTATACATAGTTCATCTTCTTCAATGATGACCTCATCATTCctttcatcatcatcatcatccaaGTCATCTAGAGGTTATAAATGTTCAAGTAAACCAAAGATCAGTGATTTCAATGaggataaaatattttctaaagaGTTAAGAGGAGTATTAGAACAGCGACCAATCTGGAAATCATCTAAATACATTGTAGCCTCATCGAACTTCTTTGCAAGCAAACAATTTCTGAGTTATTTAGCCAAAGAATCTGAGCTTGAAGTGAAAATTAATCTACAAGAATCTGTTAAATGCAATGGAAGTTACTATCGTTGTTTATCGTCAAGTGAGAGTGAAAcagaacaaaaaaaacaattgattaGTAAACGAAAGATCCAAGTGAATGACAAACTTCATGTTTGTAAAAATGATCAAGAAACTAAACGGAATAATCATACAGTTAAACTTGAAAGATCAAAAATACCTAAACGACGCCCATTAAGACGaaaatctcaattaaaacgagCTAATGGATCTGGTCAACCAGTTTATCTTATACGAAAATATTCTTCATTGAGAAAACGATCCA gagATATAACGCAAAAAGGTTATGAGAAAAAACGGACTCGTCTTCTACAACAATATGCCACAAAACAAATTG CAGGAGGTGGAACCGGATCTGGCGGTGGTGGTCCAAGTGATAGCGGGGGTGATAGAACGAGTTATGGAAGTGGTGGTGTTGGTGGACGCCCACAACCACGTGCAAGACGAACCCAACGTCGAGTCACACACTCTGAAAAACGTTATCACTCAG AAGTCCGGCAGGAAGCGGTGCAGCAAGCCTTGGCAGCAATGCAAAGTAGACCAAAGCCTTCACTTCCAATGCCATCAAAAAGAACATCCGTGATGGCAAGAAGTCCTGACCGAGAACGTCAAGACAGTGGAGAGTCTAGCAGCGACGAAGACAGTGTTGTAACAGCAGAATCACCAGGTGCTGGTGGTCCCACCGGAACAGGTCTTTCGGATACAAGCAGCACTGGTTCAGCACGAGACACACCACCGCCACCTCGACCACCAGCTAGAAGACCACCACCAGCTGACATCACTGACATTGCCGAGTATACTCCGCACGCCTACTGTAATATTCAACCACCGGATGTGACTCACACAACGCAGTCAAGAAGACCCGGCGCTGACCGCGTTAATCGGTACCATGtagttgaagaaaataatacaGGAACAACGGGACGTTGGAAAGTATCTGCTAAAATTCAACAGCTTTTAAATACACTAAAAAGACCTAAAAGAAGACCCTTACCAGAATTTTATGAAGACGACGATATTGAATTGGAAATAGCTGCTAATCCAAAAGATCCAAATGCTCCTAAACCAGAAGGGGGAATAATGACTTCTGCTATTGGAGAACAACTGTCAGTACCATCCGGTTTGCCAAGATCATTAGAAGCTGCTATTCAAAG GTATGGTTCAGCAACATACAAAGCTCCAGCGGCAACAGTTTTGGATCCAAATGGGAAGCTCTGTGTGACTCTTACCTACGGAAAATTGTTGAGTCGATCGCACAAAATAGCCTATACACTATTAAATAAAGCCCTAAGTCGGAACGTTGGTGAATGCTGTCTGAAGCCCGGTGATCGAATCGCCCTTGTCTATCCGAACAACGATCCTATTAGCTTTATGTGTGCATTCTATGGTTGTCTTCAAGCCGGAATAGTTCCAGTACCAATTGAGGTACCGCTGACCCGTCGTGATGCTGGCTCTCAGCAAATTGGCTTTCTCCTCGGCAGCTGCGGTATACAGGTGGCACTGACCAGCGAGGCGTGTCTCAAAGGCTTACCGAAGACTGCTGCTGGTGAGGTCGTTGCCTTCAAG gGTTGGCCAAAATTACATTGGTTTGTTACTGAACATTTAGGAAAATTTCCAAAAGATTGGTTACCACCTCCCCGATTAACCGATGATACCCCGGCGTATATTGAATACACAACAGACAAAGATGGTTCTGTGATGGGCGTTACAGTGACGAGAGCTGCTATGCTTGCACACTGTCGTGCACTAACAATGGCCTGCGGCTATACCGAGGGTGAAAATGCAGTCTGTGTGCTAGACTTCAAACGAGAAGTTGGACTGTGGCACAGCACTTTAACAAGTGTCCTCAATGGAATGCATGTCATTTTTATACCTTATGCTTTAATGAAAGTTAACCCAGCAAGTTGGATGCAAATGATAACTAAGCACCGTGCAAGTGTTGCTGTTGTTAAGTCTCGAGATCTTCACTGGGGTCTTTTAGCGACCAAAGATCACAAAGATATATCTTTGTCTTCTGTGAGATTACTACTAGTGGCCGATGGTGCTAATCCATGGTCACTTTCCTCTTGCGACCAATTTCTTTCTGTTTTCCAATCTAAAGGTCTTCGACCTGACGCCGTATGCCCTTGTGCTTCATCTAGCGAGGCTCTGACAGTTTCTATTAGACGGCCAGGACGAGCTGGCGTTAATGCAACCGGTCGTGGAGTCCTTTCAATGTCCGGTTTAAGTTACGGCGTCGTACGGGTCGATCAAGAAAATTCTCTTACCTCTTTAACACTTCAAGACTGCGGACAAGTTATGCCCGGAA ctGTTGTTGTAGTAATAAAAATGGAAGGCCAACCATTTATCTGTAAAACAGACGAAGTCGGAGAAATATGTGTACACAGCTCTGCAACAGCAAGTCAATACTGGGGATTACAGGGTTTAACGAACAATACTTTCAAAGTATCGCCATTGCAGCCTGATGGAACCACTGTAGGTGATGCTGAGTATGCACGTTCTGGCCTACTAGGTTTTCTTGGTCCTGGTGGTTTAATCTTTGTTTGCGGGTCACGTGATGGCCTAATGACCGTCACAGGGCGAAAACATAATGCTGACGACATAATTGCCACTGTTTTAGCGGTAGAGCCTATGAAATTTATATACCGCGGAAGAATAGCTGTTTTTAGTGTACGAGTTTTAAGAGATGAAAGAATATGTGTCGTCGCTGAACAACGGCCTGACTGTAGCGAGGAAgag agtTTCCAATGGATGTCACGGGTACTTCAAGCTGTTGATTCTATTCATGCCGTTGGAATCTATTGTCTTGCTTTGGTACCTCCAAATTATTTACCTAAGACACCTCTCGGCGGCATTCATTTATCTGAAACTAAGAGACGTTTTCTAGAAGGAACTTTACATCCAGCGAATGTTTTATTGTGCCCTCATACTTGTGTCACCAATTTACCAAAACCACGTGAAGTTCATTCAG CGGGGGATTCTGTTTCAGATGTTGGTCCAGCAAGTGTTATGGTGGGCAATATTGTTCAGGGTAATCGGCTTGCATCAGCTCAAGGACGAGATTTAGGGGTTCTCGATGAAGATAGCGACAATGCgaaaaag TATCAGTTTATTTCGGAAATTCTTCGATGGCGTGCTGTTAGTACTTCAGATCATATAATTTTCACATCATTAAACGCCAAAGGAGCCGTGGCAACGTCTCTTTCATGCTCTCAACTTCATAAAAAAGCTGAGCGAATTGGTAATCTTTTATTGGATCGTGGAAGAATCAATACTGGAGACCATGTAGCTCTAATATTTCCACCTGGAACTGATTTAATTTGTGCTTTCTATGGTTGTCTTTATGTCGGAGCTGTTCCTGTAACTATAAGGCCTCCTCATCCACAAAATTTACAAACAACACTGCCGACTGTACGCATGATCGTCGATGTCAGCAAATCTGTACTTGTTCTCACCAACCAAAATTTACTCAAATTGCTCAAGACTAAg GAAGCTAATAATGTAGTTGACATCAAAAGCTGGCCAATGGTTCTCGACATGGATGATATGCCAAAAAAGAAACTGCCAGTTTTGTACCGAGCACCTACTGCTGAAATGCTTGCCTATTTGGACTTTAGTGTTTCGACAACGGGGATGTTAGCCGGTATCAAAATGTCACATGCTGCCGTCACTTCACTTTGCCGTGCTATGAAATTGGCTTGTGAATTATATCCATCACGGCATATTGCTCTCTGCTTGGATCCATATTCAGGACTGGGATTTGCCCTTTGGTGTCTCAGTAGTATATACAGTGGTCATCATTCAATTCTGATACCACCATCAGAA GTTGAAGCTAATCCGGCTCTGTGGTTATCAGCAGTCAGCCAATCAAGAGTTAGGGATACATTTTGTTCCTATGGAGTCATGGAACTTTGTACAAAAGGCTTAGGCTCATCGGTTCACGCTTTAAAAGCACGCGGTGTTAGTCTTGCATGCGTGAGAACTTGCGTTGTTGTGGCTGAAGAAAGACCAAGGATTGCTCTTACTACCAGTTtcagtaaattattttctgcTCTTGGACTCAGTCCACGCGCTGTTTCAACGTCGTTTGGTTGTCGAGTCAACACTGCTATTTGTCTACag ggTGCATCGAGTCCAGAACCATCGACGGTTTATGTAGATCTCCGAGCACTTCGTAACGATCGAGTTTCTCTAGTAGAACGTGGAAGTCCTCATTCTCTTTGTTTAATGGAATCTGGAAAACTTTTACCGGGCGTCAAAGTAATAATTGCAAATCCTGAAACAAAAGGTCAATGTGGTGATTCACATTTAGGAGAAATCTGGGTACAATCATCTCATAATGCCAGCGGTTACTTTACTATTTATGGCGATGAAAGTGATTACGCCGATCATTTTAATGCTCGTTTAGTCACTGGGAATACTGGTGAAGTGTACGCAAGAACTGGCTATCTTGGTTTCTTAAGGCGTACTGAATGTGTTCAACAATCAGCTGTTGGTGATATACCTGGTGATAATATAAGTGCTGATGTTGACATTGTCCCAGGTGACGCTGAACTACATGACGCTGTTTTTGTTGTTGGTGCTCTTGACGAAGCAATTTTATTACGAGGCATGCGTTATCATCCTATTGACATTGAGAACAGTGTAATGCggtgtcataaaaaaattgcagaatg TGCTGTGTTTACGTGGACTAATTTACTTGTCGTCGTTGTTGAACTAAATGGAAGTGAGAGCGAAGCTTTGGATCTCGTTGCTCTTGTAACTAGTGCCGTTTTGGAAGAACATCATTTGGTTGTTGGTGTTGTCGTAGTCGTTGATCCCGGCGTGGTGCCAATCAATTCACGGGGTGAAAAACAGAGGATGCATTTACGTGATGGATTTTTAGCAGATCAACTAGATCCCATTTATGTAGCATATAACATGTGA